DNA sequence from the Leguminivora glycinivorella isolate SPB_JAAS2020 chromosome 13, LegGlyc_1.1, whole genome shotgun sequence genome:
CTGAAGGATTTTATGTACACAGTGGTCAAAATGGTACTGGAAAtcaaggaaggaaggaaggaaggtcAAGATTTACGAAGGTATCTTATTTTTACAAAGCGGACAGGGTAATATAGGAGGTAGCGTAATGGTAATATAAACGCTTAcggataataatataattatggtaCCTGGCTGGCTGTGAGGTAATGTAATCACATTATGGGCGCAATGTTTCTTTCTCAGGACGTAGGATACCTGCCGGCGTACCACACTAGTACGATAAAAAACTTTATCACATCGGTGTGTCTCtaccgcacttacaaataatgcgaaaaggacggcctgacgtttcaccgtttatcacgcgaccatgcttgcctaccTGGATTGATAGTTCTAATAATATTCATTAGAGTGAGATGGGTGGTCTCTGGTCTATGGGGAATATAAGAAGGTGACGAAATAGAATTGTGAACGAGATGGTCACGACCCAACAATTGCTCATAAATCATTGATATTCGTAACCTGTTATCGTATGTCATTACCGAGCTAAATTTGGGTCATTCTGCGCAATgcgattaaattattttcatgtgATTTTGAGCATAATTTTCGAGAAAATTATACTTTGTTCAATTAGGTAATTTTAGGTCTGtgaatatgaaaagtttttatgtCTGTAGGTACGTAACGCCTCTTAAAATTGTCCTTAGTATACTAAATATGACTGAAGATGATACGATAAGTTGGGGTCAGGCTATGAAACTACGAACTATACTATAAACTATACTTAGTTATCATAGGTTTAAATCACAGAAAGATTCAATTAAAGCCATGCGTAAAACTATGGACAGTATGGACGGACTTAAATAATTATTCACTTTGTTATAACTCCATTGCtgagtgtaatttaaatattttgaatatttaaaatcgatATTTAGGTACCCTATTATAAATGAGATCCAGACTTTCGTGTTGAATGTATGTCTAATTCAGGTAGTACCGAGTATTTACatctacatacaaaaaaaatacatttattcaattcaataaaaattaatacaataaatccttaattactaacaattacacataattctaccaactaaaaaaattaaaaattacaaataatacTAAGAATAACCTAAACTACTTACTAACTAAATCCACTCCGAGTCCCTTCCGAAGCAAAGGAGCCCATCACGCTCGCCGCGTTGCCacgttgaaccgcgatggacaacctttgcaacagtaggcctagcacatgatggccgcgggagtatgtcgccgcgagatagatgacacgtctttgtctaatttgtATTAATGacgacaggtagtctatctggACAACCTTTGCAACAGGAACGACCCGGAGAGAGGGTCGTGACCACGCTCGCACAGCCTCCCGCCCAATTcccgtataaaataaaattgataaaacgtACGCTTTTATAAAACCTTACCACATGCACCTTTTTATCTACAATGTCATATGCAAGCACATAACACACAATTGCCACAATAAAATTGTAGCGAGGGTGCTCGACGGCCTGCTCAACGTACAGTTAGATAAGTACTTAAAATTGCACGATGCGCAGTTCGGCTTCCGTGCCGGCTTATCGACGGAAAGTGCTATTATTTGTTTGAAGCAGGCTGTCGAGTACTATACGCGTAGGAAGACACGTATCTATGCGTGTTTCTTAGACCTCAGTAAAGCCTTCGATCTTGTTAATTACAATTTACTTTGGAAAAACTTGACGAAGTGCATTTCCCACGAGAACTCACGCGCATATAGTGTTGGTACTCTGGCCAGAGAAATAGTGTGCGGTGGGGTGATGTAATGTCCGACGAGTACGGACTCGAGTGTGGGGTAAGGCAGGGGGGTTTGACCTCTCCGAAGCTGTTCAATTTGTATATGGATGCCCTGATCGGTGAGCTCAGCAATACCCATGTTGGTTGTCATGTAGATAGGGTGTGTTTTAATAACATAAGTTATGCAGATGACATGGTATTGCTGAGCCCGTCGGTCGGCGGTATAAGAATACTCATTGAAAAGTGCGAGTCTTATGCCAAAAAACATAACCTAAGATATAACGTCGAAAAAAGTGTGTACATGATCTTCAAGGCGGGGAGCAAATGCCCATCATACGTCCCACCCATTCGTTTGAATGGAGAACAATTAAAGAGGGTTTATACGTTCAAGTATCTTGGGCATTTGGTCACCGAAGACCTTCGTGACGACGAAGACATTGAGCGAGAGCGCAGAGCGTTAGCTATTAGGGCTAATATGATCTCCCGTAGGTTCAGCAGGTGTACAGCGCAAGTTAAAATAACACTTTTTCGCGCTTACTGTACTTCGCTGTACGCCTGCAGCCTGTGGACGCAGCGTACTATAAATGCCATACGTGTACAGTACAATGATGCGTTCAGGGTACTGTTGAGACTGCCGCGTTACTGCAGCGCGTCGGGCATGTTCGCCGACGCGCATGTGGACGGGTTCCACGCGACGTTGAGCAAGCGCTGCGACCTCCCAACATCTTAGTTTAAGTACTAACATagtaatttaagtatttctgtaACTAACATACTATGGATTGtattgtctgaaataaatgatttttattttttttattttttttttattataactaTTCAAGAATGCGTGCCTCCTAAGCTGAAACATGTCCTGGGGAAATGGTTGTTGACATTGTCTTACTGCAAAACAGAGTCCCTTTTCACCACGAGTAAGTAGGATcatacatacagacatacatacatacatagacttatattgaccgagatatagaccgtgattacctttttgatttttgtcgagctcccgctatttcgacgcagttgcatgcatcatgatcacggaaaacaacaatgcatgcaactgcgtcgaaatatcgggagcttgacaaaaatcaaaaaggtaatcacggtctatatcccggtcaatataagtctaatgaaaataaccgtgagtcattcaaaactcatacatacatacgtacacacatacatacacacataaacACATACACTTTCAGAAACAGATTTGTAAATATAGTTTGTACTTACTAGTATTTTTAAGTATTGCATGCCTTTTAAAAGACTAAAAACTATGTTCATTCTTAGTGTTACCTACCTCTATAACTTCTTTGGAGAAACGACAGTGTAACTTAAATTTAAATAGCTACTCGTGACCTCTCTATGGCTCCTAAGATACAGGCTCGGCCTAGTTTGGGAACCACTGTTTTAACccttgttgtaatgtttttttttgcctcaataaacgattttcattttcatttttcatttcaaaaCACCGTAAAGATACATACACGTGCAAAGGGGCGGATTTTACCAAAGCTGTTTTAAATATATCTGTATGCggaccatagaggaataaaatAAGGGAAGAGCTGCAACTcctttgtataggcatagttatactgacatctagcgacaatcacgcgtcaactagcgtaaattatctcTTTCTGGTTAGTTAGTGGTGTATTAGTTGTctggttgtctggtagagatcgctctttagcgataagaccgcctgttgtctgcctctatttataatcatttgtctTTGCCTCCACTGTGTcctttgctgaggtgtgccaataaagagtattctatctatctatctattatcagtactgctacttgtcaatagatgtcgcgacgaacgaatgctcaccaatttttagctaatattacaatagtattaatcagtattctgttttcaattccttctgcttataagttgtaaactattctaatattatttttttggcagacgagcactgttgacacctaatttagtatcgagtagtggtactgataattcacgcaaTTTGACGCGTGATAGAcgtgtgattgtcgctagatgtcactataattATGCCTATACAAAGGAGTTACAGCTCTTCCCActatacctatgcctattttttttttaatatagggcagtcttacgccgtggcttgcgtgggcgacggtcgcgcgacggcgatgcgacgcatacgaaatcaaaccttatcgatatggaagtgtgagacggtgatcgcttaccatcaggcgacctgtctgctcgtttgcctcctatcccataaaaaaaaaagacgcgacggcgacggtcgcgcgacggtcgcgcgaccgtcgcccacgcaagacacggcgttacacagattgactgagcctcaCGGTAAGCTTAAGATGGCTAGTGTtccaggtactcagacaacgatatatataatatacaaatacttatataaatagaaaacatccatgactcaggaacatctgtgctcatcacacaaataaatgcccttaccgggattcgaacccgggaccgcggcgtagcaggcagggtcactacacgctaggccagaccggtcgccatttattgtatgtaattttcatttaagtacatacatacatacatacatacatacaatcacgcctgtatcccataaatggtcaggtagagcacatgaaactactaaagcttcagggccactcttggcaaaaataaggggttaaaagaaaacgaaactgtggcattgcagtgaaaggttgccagcctctcgcatacaccacaatttaacccatatcccatagtcgcgttctacgacacccacgggaagaaagggttcatttaagtgttattaataaatatttttttgtctcaaatacaaataactcgcatttactgatgtatggagttcaCTCTTCCTTTACTTAGTCCTCTATGACGCGGACGCACAAAAAGTTGACGCGCTCGCCCCGGGCAAAACATTCTTTATTACTTACTGTTGCTTACTTTACTGCGAGGTcaggaaaatattattttgaacgAACCGGGTTTTAAGGGCATTTGTTTTTAGAGTTACGTTAATGAACTTTAAATATTACTAGAGTCTAGTCTAACTAGACAGTTAAAACAACACCAACTGACTGTTGAAATAACACCTCatatattaagacgatacaaaccatacaaacgctctcgactatttcttccctggttttttaagatagagcaatgatctttacaacacagattgttattatttttatctgttttggaccgttttgatttttttgatattcttattgttaaagacgctagatcccatcaaaaaatcccaaaaacggccttattgattacgGCGCAAATTTTCAATACTAAAATttgtaacaattagccaaaaaaactaaacggtccgactca
Encoded proteins:
- the LOC125232311 gene encoding uncharacterized protein LOC125232311; this translates as MVLLSPSVGGIRILIEKCESYAKKHNLRYNVEKSVYMIFKAGSKCPSYVPPIRLNGEQLKRVYTFKYLGHLVTEDLRDDEDIERERRALAIRANMISRRFSRCTAQVKITLFRAYCTSLYACSLWTQRTINAIRVQYNDAFRVLLRLPRYCSASGMFADAHVDGFHATLSKRCDLPTS